In one Pseudanabaenaceae cyanobacterium SKYG29 genomic region, the following are encoded:
- a CDS encoding ribulose bisphosphate carboxylase small subunit, whose amino-acid sequence MQTLPKERRYETLSYLPPMSDVQIAKQIQYILDQGFFPCIEFNETAEPTDHYWTMWKLPMFNAASAQEVLSEVQACRSTYPNCFIRVIGFDNIKQCQVSMFIVHRPNRI is encoded by the coding sequence ATGCAAACACTACCTAAAGAGCGTCGTTACGAAACTCTTTCTTACTTGCCCCCTATGAGCGATGTGCAAATCGCCAAACAAATTCAGTACATTCTGGATCAGGGCTTTTTCCCCTGTATTGAATTCAACGAGACAGCGGAACCTACTGACCACTACTGGACAATGTGGAAACTGCCCATGTTCAATGCCGCCTCTGCCCAGGAAGTTCTAAGTGAAGTGCAAGCTTGCCGATCGACATACCCTAACTGCTTTATCCGCGTGATTGGCTTTGACAACATCAAACAGTGCCAGGTGTCCATGTTCATTGTGCACCGCCCCAACCGCATTTAG
- a CDS encoding DUF2949 domain-containing protein, whose product MSSIVLSGNDWLACLIFGVMSLILPPHQGKLEEYLLAARIINREQLDVAKRMQLRQEAPLLMVLYQLSFIDIQQFSQILDWWLQAGL is encoded by the coding sequence TTGTCAAGTATCGTTCTCTCGGGCAATGACTGGCTGGCTTGCTTGATTTTTGGGGTAATGAGTCTCATTCTGCCGCCTCACCAAGGTAAACTGGAGGAGTACCTGCTTGCAGCCCGTATCATCAATCGGGAACAACTGGATGTGGCAAAGCGGATGCAGCTGCGGCAGGAAGCTCCCCTTTTGATGGTGTTATATCAGCTAAGTTTTATTGATATTCAGCAGTTCAGTCAGATTTTAGACTGGTGGCTGCAGGCAGGACTGTAG
- a CDS encoding NUDIX hydrolase, whose amino-acid sequence MAFADTIRVLALGLIRDHDRLFVSEGIDRHKNQKFYRFLGGGVDFGEPSAVTLEREFQEELGASLKNITYLGCLENIFTYEGRKGHEIIQLYRCDFADDRFYQLEEVTFAEGERKKRALWLPLADFIMGDLILYPTGVFKYLT is encoded by the coding sequence ATGGCGTTTGCAGACACTATTCGGGTGCTAGCCCTGGGTCTAATCCGCGACCACGATCGTTTATTTGTCTCGGAGGGCATCGATCGGCACAAAAACCAAAAATTCTATCGTTTTTTAGGGGGAGGAGTAGATTTTGGTGAACCCAGTGCGGTGACATTGGAGCGGGAATTTCAGGAAGAATTAGGGGCAAGCCTGAAAAATATTACTTACCTCGGTTGCCTGGAGAATATTTTTACCTACGAGGGGAGGAAGGGCCATGAAATCATCCAGCTCTATCGCTGTGACTTTGCCGACGATCGCTTTTATCAGTTGGAGGAAGTGACTTTTGCCGAGGGGGAGAGAAAGAAGCGAGCGCTGTGGCTGCCCCTTGCTGACTTTATTATGGGGGATTTAATTCTGTATCCAACAGGAGTTTTTAAGTATTTGACGTGA
- a CDS encoding LD-carboxypeptidase, protein MKQPAFLAPPQVVKAIAPAGAIGDGAALARGVSIWQAQGYGVELPQGQSPWHYLAGGDRERWQELVQSWGQYPALVVARGGYGTMRLLSHLGELGETCPWVIGFSDATALLWALATQRQMLSIHGPVLVTLATTTVAAQRVLFGLVAGKLTTFTMAGMAWQGGKAEGRLLAGNLTVATHLLGTPFIPPWQDIILALEDVDEPPYKLDRMLTHWHLSGYFQRVRGIALGDFGNHPLTDTILKERLQNLSVPIVAHLPFGHIPDNFPLVVGARCLLDGERGELSWYLD, encoded by the coding sequence GTGAAGCAACCTGCCTTTTTAGCGCCGCCCCAGGTCGTCAAAGCCATTGCCCCTGCGGGTGCAATAGGAGATGGGGCAGCCCTGGCAAGGGGTGTATCAATTTGGCAAGCCCAGGGTTACGGGGTAGAACTGCCCCAGGGTCAGAGTCCTTGGCATTATCTGGCAGGTGGGGATAGGGAGCGATGGCAGGAACTTGTACAAAGTTGGGGGCAATACCCTGCCCTGGTGGTGGCAAGGGGAGGCTATGGTACGATGCGGTTACTCTCTCACCTGGGGGAATTGGGGGAGACCTGCCCATGGGTGATTGGCTTTTCCGATGCAACGGCGCTCCTGTGGGCTTTAGCTACCCAAAGGCAAATGCTATCTATTCATGGGCCAGTCCTAGTCACCCTGGCAACTACGACGGTTGCAGCCCAAAGAGTGTTGTTTGGTTTGGTGGCGGGAAAATTGACCACCTTCACGATGGCGGGCATGGCTTGGCAGGGCGGCAAGGCAGAAGGCAGACTCCTAGCAGGTAATCTCACCGTCGCCACCCACTTGCTAGGTACACCCTTTATCCCCCCTTGGCAGGACATCATTCTTGCCCTGGAAGATGTGGATGAGCCTCCCTATAAACTCGATCGCATGCTGACCCACTGGCACTTGAGCGGTTATTTCCAACGGGTAAGGGGTATTGCCCTGGGGGATTTTGGCAACCATCCCCTCACTGACACGATCCTTAAAGAACGTTTACAAAATTTATCTGTGCCCATAGTAGCCCATTTACCCTTTGGGCACATTCCTGATAACTTTCCACTGGTGGTGGGGGCAAGGTGTTTACTGGATGGTGAGCGAGGAGAACTATCTTGGTACCTAGATTAG
- a CDS encoding CPP1-like family protein, with translation MDGFNPYELLGIEEDAAFEEVTAVRDRLLKAAADDPVELERIEAAYDAILRDRLRARIEGKIAVPDRIRYAERSLNDLIGESTTELKPLPAPSWLANLWERPRGGDILITLLVYGGLGLVGYLVPANISLSLSLGLIAGFYLLHRKENRVGRTLMWLAIALVVGIAVGHGLTQVGGVLQVNLLVAILLCLWLVTTFCR, from the coding sequence ATGGACGGCTTTAACCCTTATGAGCTGCTCGGTATAGAGGAAGATGCCGCCTTTGAAGAGGTGACAGCGGTACGGGACCGGCTATTGAAGGCAGCAGCGGATGACCCAGTGGAGCTAGAAAGGATAGAGGCTGCCTACGATGCTATTTTGCGCGATCGTTTACGGGCAAGAATTGAAGGCAAAATTGCGGTTCCCGATCGGATTCGCTATGCCGAGCGCTCCCTGAATGATTTAATTGGGGAGTCTACAACTGAACTGAAACCCTTACCTGCGCCTTCCTGGTTGGCTAACCTCTGGGAGCGTCCCCGCGGCGGCGATATACTCATTACTTTATTGGTCTACGGTGGTCTGGGGCTGGTGGGCTATCTTGTCCCTGCCAATATTAGTCTTAGTCTATCCTTAGGTTTGATTGCAGGCTTCTATCTCCTCCATCGCAAGGAAAATAGGGTGGGGCGGACACTAATGTGGTTAGCAATTGCTCTGGTGGTAGGTATAGCTGTGGGCCATGGTTTAACCCAGGTGGGGGGTGTCCTCCAGGTAAACTTGTTGGTGGCGATTTTGCTCTGTCTGTGGCTGGTTACTACCTTCTGCCGCTAG
- the purE gene encoding 5-(carboxyamino)imidazole ribonucleotide mutase, with protein sequence MSPLVSIIMGSDSDLPTMTGAIEVCREFGVPFEVNIVSAHRTPQKMFEFAQTAHVRGIRVIIAGAGGAAHLPGMVAALTPLPVIGVPVAVTKLQGVDALYAIVQMPKGIPVATVAIDNSTNAGLLAVQILATERSDLQQKVLNYRRHLADQVELKQSQLKY encoded by the coding sequence ATGTCACCCTTGGTTAGTATCATCATGGGGAGCGATTCTGACCTGCCAACGATGACGGGGGCGATCGAAGTATGTCGGGAATTCGGTGTACCCTTTGAAGTAAACATTGTCTCTGCCCACCGTACGCCCCAAAAAATGTTTGAGTTTGCCCAGACTGCCCATGTACGGGGTATCAGAGTGATTATTGCGGGGGCGGGGGGAGCTGCCCATCTGCCAGGGATGGTGGCTGCTTTGACTCCTTTGCCTGTTATCGGTGTGCCTGTGGCTGTGACTAAGTTGCAAGGAGTGGATGCCCTCTATGCTATTGTGCAGATGCCCAAGGGAATTCCAGTCGCTACCGTTGCCATTGATAACAGTACTAATGCGGGGTTACTAGCCGTGCAGATTTTGGCAACAGAGAGATCCGATTTACAGCAAAAGGTGCTAAACTATCGCCGACACTTGGCAGACCAAGTAGAACTCAAACAAAGTCAGCTAAAATACTAG